The following proteins come from a genomic window of Paenibacillus spongiae:
- a CDS encoding carbohydrate ABC transporter permease, giving the protein MVQNKSMTARIAMGSLYVLMSVIAFLSLAPIIYTVAVSFSDKAAAAAGKVTLWPVGFNTAAYSTILSDENFLNAFFVSVKRVLLGGLINFLMTVLMAYPLSRQVSEFRFRDYYMWTIIVTMLFSGGIIPLYILMKYLGLFDTIWALVLPTAVPVFNVILLINFFRSLPKELSEAGHIDGAGPWYMLVKIFIPLSAPALATVTLFSIVTHWNSFFDGLIFMRSMENYPLQTYIQQFVVQTNMQNISSQERIEMFKNLSNQTLNAAKIVIGMLPILVIYPFLQRFFIQGIMLGSVKE; this is encoded by the coding sequence ATGGTTCAGAACAAATCGATGACGGCGCGCATTGCAATGGGAAGCTTATATGTCTTAATGTCAGTGATCGCTTTCCTTTCTTTGGCTCCGATCATATATACGGTCGCGGTATCCTTCAGCGATAAAGCTGCAGCTGCGGCCGGCAAGGTAACGCTGTGGCCCGTCGGCTTCAATACGGCGGCATACAGCACGATTCTAAGCGACGAAAATTTTCTTAATGCATTCTTCGTATCGGTTAAGCGGGTTCTCCTGGGGGGCTTAATCAACTTTCTGATGACCGTATTAATGGCATATCCGCTATCCCGTCAAGTTTCGGAATTCCGTTTCCGCGACTATTACATGTGGACCATTATTGTGACTATGCTCTTCAGCGGAGGGATTATTCCTCTCTATATCCTAATGAAGTATCTGGGTCTGTTCGATACGATCTGGGCGTTGGTTCTCCCGACTGCAGTACCCGTCTTTAACGTCATCCTGCTGATCAACTTCTTCCGAAGCCTTCCGAAAGAGCTTTCGGAAGCCGGTCATATCGACGGAGCGGGACCGTGGTACATGCTGGTGAAGATCTTCATCCCGCTCTCCGCTCCGGCGCTGGCGACCGTAACGCTGTTCAGTATCGTCACCCATTGGAATTCCTTCTTCGACGGTCTGATCTTCATGCGAAGCATGGAGAACTATCCGCTCCAAACGTATATCCAGCAGTTTGTCGTGCAGACGAACATGCAAAATATATCATCGCAGGAAAGAATCGAGATGTTCAAGAATCTGTCCAATCAGACCTTGAATGCGGCGAAAATCGTGATCGGCATGCTGCCTATTCTCGTTATCTATCCGTTCCTGCAGCGGTTTTTCATTCAAGGCATCATGCTCGGTTCGGTTAAGGAATAG